One genomic window of Helicobacter canis includes the following:
- the folE gene encoding GTP cyclohydrolase I FolE, with translation MSDTTQVEQAFRAFCARIGEDPNRAGLSNTPKRLQELESTLYRGYTTSPKDALGALFSNDSMDQMVLVKDIEFYSMCEHHLLPFFGAIHIGYVPRDTLAGFSGIVRLVEAFAKRLQIQENLTNQIADELSRLLKPKGVMVVCEARHLCMSMRASNQNPLIKTSALRGLFRSDPKTRAEFLELLS, from the coding sequence ATGAGCGATACAACACAAGTAGAGCAGGCATTCCGCGCATTTTGTGCGCGTATAGGCGAGGACCCCAATCGCGCAGGCTTATCCAACACCCCCAAACGCCTCCAAGAGCTAGAATCCACTTTATACAGAGGCTATACCACAAGCCCCAAAGACGCTTTAGGAGCACTTTTTAGCAATGATAGTATGGATCAAATGGTGCTAGTCAAAGATATAGAATTTTACTCAATGTGTGAGCATCATCTCTTGCCATTTTTTGGGGCTATCCATATCGGCTATGTGCCTAGAGATACACTCGCTGGATTTAGCGGGATCGTGCGCTTAGTAGAAGCCTTTGCCAAGCGACTACAAATCCAAGAGAATCTCACCAATCAAATCGCTGATGAGCTCTCCCGCCTCCTTAAGCCAAAGGGTGTTATGGTCGTATGTGAGGCACGACATTTGTGTATGAGTATGCGCGCTAGCAACCAGAATCCACTTATCAAAACAAGTGCCTTGCGCGGATTATTTAGAAGCGATCCCAAAACACGCGCGGAATTTTTAGAGCTTTTATCCTAA
- a CDS encoding DUF4492 domain-containing protein → MFSTLHKLHSLTIHTSTPRIHLPLRTSMLKNIMRFYAQGFANMTLGRTLWKIIIIKLLVIFIVLKFFIYGDSIRDLGVDERRDFVLDNLAPLESTFTHKDTSTPL, encoded by the coding sequence GTGTTTTCAACTTTGCATAAGCTGCATTCTCTTACAATCCACACTTCCACGCCTAGAATCCACTTGCCACTAAGGACATCAATGCTGAAAAACATTATGCGTTTTTATGCACAAGGCTTTGCAAATATGACGCTTGGCAGGACATTGTGGAAAATCATCATCATAAAGCTTCTTGTGATTTTTATCGTGCTGAAGTTTTTCATCTATGGCGATTCTATCCGCGATCTAGGGGTAGATGAGAGGAGAGATTTTGTCCTAGATAATCTTGCCCCCCTAGAATCCACTTTTACCCACAAAGATACTTCAACCCCACTTTAG
- a CDS encoding chorismate-binding protein — translation MIIIAMGSDIARCLIAISMESCVFGKWCYYDCVVSLKAHNQKQSKELFAYIESHKHTLFFVGFVEYEFYRYLRDESYESAKPYCVFYGFRSRRAFIKEGIAQERFAPSVLRPLDKARYLRDFAAVKEAIASGRSYQVNLTQELECSTKLDSSALFDLLCARQDTLYKAFIPEENGAIISLSPELFFSLKGREITAKPMKGTMPKGKGNKRKLAKDWKNKSENLMIVDLLRNDLSKISKLHSLHTRLFDIESYPTLYQMTSTITATLKRRVGLYEIFEALFPCGSITGAPKHETITLIESLERRERGIYCGSIGVVHKKRASFSVAIRTLRHRGERFCYGVGGGITWESRAQDEWEELGLKAEILRAKECHLFETMLLQNDHIVLLQAHKQRLLDSARKLGFDTGGIDEFMRGFNALESTLSSEFLGIDRELFHKVDSSQMPMDCHTLQAVLPMTEKSLASQKVDSSPQAKSDPIILRLVLHRDGSLESTFAPLRPATSDVLLLSPITLQSASDHLYHKSSLREVYDSHSHLWRKNRCYDVAFCNERGELCEGSRSNIVLQQGGRFYTPPLSSGLLGGVYRQFLLQKGAIEERVLYARDLESASAIYCINSVRGARRVRL, via the coding sequence TTGATAATTATCGCTATGGGGAGCGATATAGCTCGGTGCTTGATTGCCATTAGTATGGAGTCGTGTGTCTTTGGCAAATGGTGCTACTATGATTGTGTCGTGTCTCTCAAAGCCCACAATCAAAAGCAAAGCAAAGAGCTTTTTGCCTATATCGAGTCCCATAAGCACACATTGTTTTTTGTAGGGTTTGTGGAGTATGAGTTTTATCGCTATTTGCGTGATGAAAGCTATGAGAGCGCAAAGCCTTATTGCGTGTTTTATGGCTTTAGGAGTAGAAGAGCCTTTATCAAAGAGGGCATAGCACAAGAGCGTTTTGCTCCAAGTGTGCTGCGCCCTCTTGATAAAGCCCGCTATTTGCGCGATTTTGCCGCGGTTAAAGAGGCGATTGCTAGCGGCAGAAGCTATCAGGTCAATCTCACACAAGAGCTAGAGTGCAGCACGAAGCTGGATTCTAGCGCGCTGTTTGACTTGCTTTGTGCTAGGCAGGATACGCTGTATAAAGCCTTTATCCCAGAAGAAAATGGCGCGATCATCTCGCTTTCCCCAGAGCTATTTTTCAGCCTAAAGGGCAGAGAGATCACCGCAAAGCCGATGAAAGGCACAATGCCAAAAGGCAAGGGCAACAAGCGCAAGCTCGCTAAAGATTGGAAAAACAAAAGTGAAAATCTAATGATCGTGGATTTGCTGCGAAATGATTTGTCTAAAATCAGCAAGCTACATAGCCTGCACACAAGGCTTTTTGACATAGAGTCCTACCCCACGCTCTATCAAATGACCTCTACTATCACAGCCACGCTAAAAAGGCGCGTGGGCTTGTATGAGATTTTTGAAGCACTCTTTCCTTGCGGCTCGATCACAGGTGCGCCAAAGCACGAGACAATCACGCTTATAGAGAGCCTAGAGCGGCGTGAGAGGGGGATTTACTGCGGGAGTATAGGCGTGGTGCATAAGAAGCGCGCGAGCTTTAGTGTGGCGATACGCACCTTGCGGCACAGGGGCGAGCGGTTTTGCTATGGTGTGGGGGGTGGTATCACTTGGGAGTCTCGTGCGCAAGATGAGTGGGAGGAGCTTGGGCTAAAGGCAGAGATTTTGCGAGCCAAAGAGTGCCATTTGTTTGAGACTATGCTGCTACAAAATGATCACATAGTGCTACTACAAGCCCATAAGCAAAGATTGCTAGATTCTGCTAGGAAGCTAGGCTTTGATACAGGGGGCATTGATGAATTTATGCGAGGGTTTAACGCCCTAGAATCCACTTTGAGCAGCGAGTTTTTGGGCATTGATAGAGAGCTGTTTCACAAAGTGGATTCTAGTCAAATGCCAATGGATTGCCACACACTGCAAGCGGTGCTGCCAATGACAGAAAAAAGCCTTGCTAGTCAAAAAGTGGATTCTAGCCCCCAAGCCAAAAGCGATCCTATCATCTTGCGACTTGTGCTACATAGAGATGGCAGCCTAGAATCCACTTTTGCCCCCTTACGCCCCGCCACAAGCGATGTGCTGCTGCTTAGTCCTATCACGCTCCAAAGTGCCAGCGATCATCTCTATCATAAAAGCTCTTTGCGCGAAGTGTATGACTCACACAGCCATTTATGGCGGAAAAATCGCTGCTATGATGTGGCGTTTTGCAATGAAAGGGGCGAGCTATGCGAGGGAAGTAGGAGCAATATCGTGCTGCAACAAGGAGGGCGATTCTACACGCCGCCCCTGAGTAGCGGACTGCTTGGTGGCGTGTATCGGCAATTTTTGCTCCAAAAGGGTGCGATAGAAGAGCGCGTGCTGTATGCCAGAGATTTGGAGAGTGCGAGCGCGATTTATTGTATCAACTCTGTGCGCGGGGCTAGGCGAGTGCGACTATGA
- a CDS encoding Gfo/Idh/MocA family oxidoreductase — MTEISKRFGIIGVGGYVAPRHLRAIYDNGGELVCAFDLHDCVGVLDRYFPNAEFFTKQADFIRYAQANRLDFLSICTPNFLHFSHIALALELGASAICEKPLVLHTSELATLQSLESTLSTQAHFARVYGILQLRLHPQILALKQQIHDELALNPAHCYALSLRYISARGKWYHTSWKGDMQKSGGIVCNIGVHLFDMLAFVFGDFMGNTLTYYDDKRASGVASFAHAQVKWLLSIDRDDMDSIELGTKTSRALRILEETSHPPCDRAALSVDFSSGFEDLHTASYKEILQGRGFDLAQQQQAITIIESITKQALATNTARL; from the coding sequence ATGACAGAGATAAGCAAGCGTTTTGGCATTATCGGTGTGGGCGGCTATGTCGCCCCTAGACATTTACGCGCGATTTATGACAATGGTGGCGAGCTTGTGTGCGCATTTGATTTGCACGACTGCGTAGGCGTGCTAGATCGCTACTTCCCTAATGCAGAGTTTTTCACCAAGCAAGCAGATTTTATCCGCTATGCACAAGCAAATCGCTTAGATTTTCTTAGCATTTGCACGCCTAATTTCTTGCATTTCTCCCATATTGCCCTAGCCTTAGAGCTTGGGGCAAGTGCGATATGTGAGAAGCCTCTAGTCTTGCACACAAGCGAGCTAGCCACATTGCAAAGCCTAGAATCCACTTTAAGCACACAGGCTCATTTCGCGCGTGTTTATGGGATCTTGCAGCTACGATTGCACCCACAAATCCTAGCCCTAAAGCAGCAAATCCACGATGAGCTAGCCCTAAATCCTGCGCACTGCTATGCTCTATCTTTGCGCTATATTAGTGCTAGGGGGAAGTGGTATCACACATCGTGGAAGGGCGATATGCAAAAAAGCGGCGGGATTGTGTGCAATATCGGCGTGCATTTGTTTGATATGCTGGCGTTTGTGTTTGGGGATTTTATGGGCAATACTCTTACTTACTATGATGATAAACGCGCAAGTGGTGTGGCAAGCTTTGCCCACGCGCAAGTGAAATGGCTGCTCTCTATCGACAGAGATGATATGGATTCTATTGAGCTAGGGACAAAGACAAGCCGCGCTCTGCGGATTTTAGAGGAGACAAGCCATCCTCCGTGCGATCGCGCTGCTTTGAGCGTGGATTTTTCTAGCGGCTTTGAGGATCTCCACACCGCAAGCTATAAGGAAATTTTGCAAGGCAGGGGCTTTGATCTAGCCCAGCAGCAGCAAGCCATCACAATCATAGAGTCCATAACCAAACAAGCCCTTGCCACAAACACTGCAAGGTTATAA
- a CDS encoding A/G-specific adenine glycosylase — protein sequence MQIAKILELDSLHSALLSWYHAYGRANLPWRNLPRDGSYAYHIYISEIMLQQTQVSRVLESYFFPFLARFPTLSALADSSQQEVLHLWQGLGYYSRARHLHACAKLCVKQHNSTLPDSLRALQALPGIGAYTAGAILCFGFGQKASFADSNIARVLQRLVGKPLTQSQLLALAESLLPQADKVFDYHQALIDLGALICTKSPKCASCPIASHCASAFKPIALKPKAPRVPLTLHLALSQKRDSIALCKSQDKLYKDLYNLPLLAKQASHQSPLPTHHLLGSFTHAYTKYTITAYVYQAPKLANATYYPLNALPPIANLTKKALRYL from the coding sequence GTGCAAATAGCCAAAATCCTAGAGCTAGATTCTCTGCATAGTGCATTATTATCGTGGTATCACGCCTATGGGCGAGCTAATCTTCCTTGGCGCAATTTACCGCGCGATGGCAGCTATGCATATCACATCTACATTAGCGAGATAATGCTCCAGCAAACGCAAGTTTCTCGCGTGCTAGAATCCTACTTTTTCCCCTTTCTTGCTCGCTTCCCCACTCTATCCGCGCTAGCAGATTCTAGCCAGCAAGAAGTGCTGCATTTGTGGCAGGGGCTTGGCTACTACTCACGCGCTAGGCATCTCCACGCCTGTGCCAAGCTTTGTGTAAAGCAGCATAACTCTACGCTACCTGATAGCCTGCGTGCTTTGCAGGCGTTGCCCGGGATTGGGGCTTATACAGCTGGGGCGATTTTGTGCTTTGGCTTTGGGCAAAAGGCGTCCTTTGCTGATAGTAATATCGCGCGTGTTTTGCAAAGACTTGTAGGCAAGCCCTTGACACAAAGCCAGCTACTAGCCCTAGCAGAGTCTTTGCTCCCGCAAGCGGACAAAGTTTTTGACTACCATCAAGCCTTAATCGATCTAGGCGCGCTTATTTGCACCAAATCCCCCAAATGCGCGAGCTGCCCCATAGCAAGCCACTGCGCTAGTGCCTTTAAGCCCATAGCCCTTAAGCCAAAAGCCCCTAGAGTCCCCCTAACCCTCCACCTAGCCCTAAGCCAAAAGCGAGATTCTATCGCTTTGTGCAAATCACAAGATAAGCTCTACAAAGACCTCTACAATCTCCCCCTACTCGCCAAGCAAGCAAGCCACCAAAGCCCCCTACCTACGCACCATCTACTAGGCTCTTTCACCCACGCCTATACCAAATACACCATCACCGCCTATGTCTATCAAGCCCCCAAGCTAGCAAATGCCACCTACTACCCCCTAAACGCCCTCCCCCCTATCGCCAATCTCACCAAAAAGGCATTACGCTATCTTTAA
- a CDS encoding cytochrome ubiquinol oxidase subunit I, with protein sequence MDHIDWSRAQFGLTAIYHFLFVPLTLGLSFIVAIMESIYLKTKDERWKAITKFWLTLFAINFAIGVATGIIMEFEFGTNWANYSWFVGDIFGAPLAVEGIVAFFLEATFFAVMFFGWDRVSPRFHLLSTWLVAIGSNLSAFWILVANGWMQYPIGTIFNPATARNEMTSFLEVALSPVAVSKFLHTIASGYVISALFVMGISAWYLLQGRHILLARRSLVVGASFGLLTSVFLFFSGDESAYQVTQKQPMKLAAMEGIYDGEHRAGLVAFGILNPAKKPGDSEPTFLFDFTIPYALSILGQRDTQGFIPGINDLLFGNEEKGIASMDSRIESGKKAVQALSDFTAAKKRGDSAAMERSQQILQANMSNFGYGYLESREQAVPPIAMTFYSFHLMVALGSLFFLLFIIVLYLCMANNINKFRKILWLCVIAVPFGYIAAEAGWIVAEVGRQPWAIQDLMPVHIAATNLAHTNVQISFFIFLGLFTLLLCAELGIMAKQIKKGFATHARSEKE encoded by the coding sequence ATGGATCATATTGATTGGAGCAGAGCGCAGTTTGGGCTAACGGCGATTTATCACTTTTTGTTTGTGCCTTTGACCTTGGGGCTATCATTTATCGTAGCGATTATGGAGAGTATCTATCTAAAGACCAAAGATGAGCGGTGGAAAGCTATCACGAAGTTTTGGCTCACTCTTTTTGCGATAAATTTTGCTATCGGCGTGGCGACAGGCATTATTATGGAGTTTGAGTTTGGGACAAATTGGGCGAATTATAGCTGGTTTGTAGGCGATATTTTTGGCGCACCGCTAGCGGTTGAAGGTATTGTGGCGTTTTTCTTAGAGGCGACATTTTTTGCGGTGATGTTCTTTGGCTGGGATAGAGTCTCACCGCGCTTCCACCTGCTCTCTACTTGGCTTGTGGCAATTGGCAGCAATCTTTCAGCCTTTTGGATTCTCGTAGCAAATGGCTGGATGCAGTATCCCATAGGCACGATATTTAATCCCGCTACGGCTAGAAATGAAATGACAAGCTTCCTAGAAGTCGCGCTCTCCCCTGTGGCAGTCTCAAAGTTTCTCCACACAATCGCTTCTGGCTATGTGATTTCTGCTCTTTTTGTGATGGGGATTAGCGCGTGGTATTTGCTACAAGGTAGGCATATCCTTTTAGCAAGGCGTAGTCTAGTTGTGGGGGCTAGCTTTGGACTGCTTACTTCTGTATTTTTGTTTTTCAGCGGTGATGAGAGTGCGTATCAAGTTACGCAAAAGCAGCCGATGAAGCTAGCGGCAATGGAGGGAATCTATGATGGCGAGCATAGGGCTGGGCTTGTGGCATTTGGGATTTTAAACCCTGCTAAAAAGCCCGGCGATAGCGAGCCGACATTTTTGTTTGACTTTACAATCCCCTACGCGCTCTCAATCCTAGGGCAAAGAGACACGCAAGGCTTTATCCCCGGGATCAATGACCTGCTCTTTGGCAATGAGGAAAAGGGCATTGCAAGTATGGATTCTAGGATAGAGAGCGGGAAAAAGGCAGTGCAAGCTCTAAGTGATTTTACCGCGGCTAAAAAGCGTGGCGATAGCGCGGCAATGGAAAGATCCCAGCAGATCTTACAGGCAAATATGTCAAATTTTGGCTATGGCTATTTGGAGTCTAGAGAGCAAGCTGTGCCGCCCATTGCTATGACCTTTTATAGCTTTCATCTTATGGTGGCTCTTGGGAGCTTGTTTTTCTTGCTCTTTATCATCGTGCTATATCTCTGTATGGCAAACAACATCAACAAATTCCGCAAGATCCTATGGCTTTGTGTGATTGCTGTGCCATTTGGCTATATCGCCGCAGAAGCGGGCTGGATCGTGGCAGAGGTGGGGCGGCAGCCGTGGGCGATCCAAGATCTAATGCCTGTGCATATTGCTGCGACAAATCTCGCGCATACAAATGTGCAGATTTCATTTTTCATTTTCTTAGGACTCTTTACACTGCTTTTATGCGCGGAGCTTGGGATTATGGCAAAGCAGATTAAAAAGGGCTTTGCCACACACGCAAGAAGCGAGAAGGAGTAG
- a CDS encoding helix-turn-helix transcriptional regulator has translation MMRLKSMKVVDRINEILKAKNLSKKELASRLIDLGLRAHKTGETPTISSIYAYLNGNIELKADMIPFIADALGVYEQELFSQSSPHKMLQRFCLQDPNLAKYSHIVELLEYISPKSLETLEKTLLSQKEKTIELNKILQNL, from the coding sequence ATGATGAGGTTGAAGTCGATGAAAGTCGTTGATCGCATAAACGAGATTCTAAAAGCAAAAAACCTAAGCAAAAAAGAGCTAGCAAGTAGGCTTATAGACTTAGGCTTGCGTGCGCACAAAACGGGCGAGACGCCCACAATCTCTAGCATTTATGCTTATCTTAATGGGAATATTGAGCTAAAAGCGGATATGATTCCATTTATTGCTGATGCTTTGGGCGTGTATGAGCAGGAGCTTTTCTCCCAAAGCTCACCGCACAAAATGCTTCAACGATTCTGCTTACAAGACCCAAATCTTGCTAAATATAGCCATATTGTAGAACTCCTAGAATACATAAGCCCAAAGTCTCTAGAAACGCTTGAAAAGACATTGCTTAGTCAAAAAGAAAAGACCATAGAGCTTAATAAAATTCTTCAAAATCTATAG
- the efp gene encoding elongation factor P, which produces MAIGMSELKKGLKIEIEGIPYRIVEYQHVKPGKGAAFVRAKIKSFLDGKVIEKTFHAGDKCEEPNIVEKPMQYLYHDGEYYQFMDTESYEQVALSEDQVGDAKKWLLDGSSVQVLLHNDKAISVSVAQIVELKIIETPPNFKGDTSSAGKKPATLETGAVVQIPFHILEGECIRVNTETGEYVEKVK; this is translated from the coding sequence ATGGCAATCGGTATGAGCGAACTCAAAAAAGGCTTAAAAATCGAGATTGAAGGGATTCCATATAGGATCGTAGAATATCAACATGTCAAGCCCGGTAAAGGCGCGGCATTTGTGCGTGCGAAAATCAAGTCATTTCTCGATGGCAAAGTGATTGAAAAGACCTTCCACGCAGGCGATAAATGCGAGGAGCCAAATATCGTAGAAAAGCCTATGCAATACCTCTACCACGATGGCGAATACTATCAATTTATGGATACAGAATCGTATGAGCAAGTCGCGCTTAGCGAGGATCAAGTAGGCGATGCCAAAAAGTGGCTGCTTGATGGCTCTAGCGTGCAGGTGCTGCTGCATAATGACAAGGCGATTTCTGTGAGTGTGGCGCAAATTGTCGAGCTAAAGATCATAGAAACCCCTCCAAACTTCAAGGGCGATACTTCCTCTGCTGGCAAAAAGCCTGCCACACTAGAGACAGGCGCAGTGGTGCAAATCCCTTTCCATATCCTAGAGGGTGAATGCATACGCGTAAATACCGAGACCGGCGAATATGTCGAAAAGGTCAAATAG
- a CDS encoding cytochrome d ubiquinol oxidase subunit II, with translation MFFGLDLAQLQVYWWVIVSLLGGLLVLMFFVQGGQGLMDRLAKTEEEKSLLINVLGRKWELGFTTLVLFGGACFAAFPLFYSTSFGGAYWVWLAILLCFIIQAVSYEYRKKQGNLLGAKTYETFLKINGLLGVFLIGVAVSTFFAGSAFVLDDMRFVRWEHSLRGLEQLGNPLNYLLGFALVFLSRMLADSYFINALDSSAIVQRAKKDLLLNTALFLPFFLGFLVWICLKDGFYVDESGAVSMQAYLYGLTFLHKPYVLVLLLVGVVLVLAGIYLSLVDKKGIFALGAGAVCAVMAVLLNVGLGESAFYPSSTDLQSSLTIANASSSYYTLSVMGYVSLLVPFVLGYIAYVWRRMDSRKFSPSDLDEHSY, from the coding sequence ATGTTTTTTGGACTTGATTTAGCGCAGTTGCAGGTATATTGGTGGGTGATTGTAAGTCTGCTTGGTGGGCTTTTGGTGTTGATGTTTTTTGTGCAAGGGGGGCAGGGGCTTATGGATAGGCTAGCCAAAACAGAGGAAGAAAAATCCCTGCTTATCAATGTGCTTGGGCGCAAATGGGAGCTTGGATTTACGACTTTGGTGCTATTTGGCGGGGCGTGCTTCGCGGCGTTTCCGCTCTTTTATAGCACGAGCTTTGGCGGGGCGTATTGGGTGTGGCTAGCGATTTTGCTTTGCTTTATTATCCAAGCTGTAAGCTATGAATACCGCAAAAAGCAGGGCAATCTCCTAGGCGCAAAAACCTATGAGACATTTTTGAAGATCAATGGGCTTTTGGGGGTATTTCTCATCGGTGTGGCAGTTAGCACATTTTTTGCCGGGAGTGCCTTTGTGCTTGATGATATGCGCTTTGTGCGCTGGGAGCATAGCCTAAGAGGATTAGAGCAGCTGGGAAATCCGCTTAATTATCTCCTAGGTTTTGCGCTGGTGTTTCTAAGCAGAATGCTAGCAGATAGCTACTTTATCAATGCGCTGGATTCTAGTGCCATTGTCCAAAGAGCGAAAAAGGATCTCCTGCTAAATACTGCGCTATTTTTGCCATTTTTCTTGGGCTTTTTGGTGTGGATTTGTCTAAAAGATGGATTCTATGTCGATGAGAGTGGCGCGGTGAGTATGCAGGCATATTTGTATGGCTTGACATTTTTGCATAAGCCTTATGTGCTTGTTTTGCTGCTTGTGGGGGTCGTGCTTGTGCTAGCTGGAATCTACCTTAGCCTTGTGGATAAAAAGGGCATATTTGCGCTTGGGGCTGGGGCGGTGTGTGCCGTTATGGCGGTGCTGCTCAATGTCGGGCTTGGGGAGAGTGCATTCTACCCATCAAGCACAGATTTGCAAAGCTCACTTACCATAGCTAATGCAAGCTCTAGCTACTATACACTCTCTGTTATGGGCTATGTGAGCTTGCTTGTGCCTTTTGTGCTAGGCTATATCGCGTATGTATGGCGGCGTATGGATAGCAGGAAGTTTAGCCCAAGCGATTTAGATGAGCATTCTTACTAA
- a CDS encoding PAS domain-containing protein has protein sequence MSRQHNVKRDEHFGLLVEPDTLITSKTDLKGIITYCNHDFLTYSGYAENELIGKPHNIIRHQDMPACVFKLLWDYIQDGREIFAFVKNLTKYKEHYWVFTNITPSFDDNGKIIGYYSVRRAPNLAVIPTIEALYKDLRSLESNGYDQSLKALQEFVKSQNKSYNHIICELQESK, from the coding sequence ATGTCTAGACAACATAATGTCAAAAGAGATGAACACTTCGGGCTACTAGTAGAGCCAGATACGCTAATCACTTCCAAAACAGACCTAAAAGGCATCATCACCTACTGCAATCACGACTTTTTGACTTATAGCGGATATGCTGAAAATGAGCTTATCGGTAAGCCGCATAACATTATCCGCCATCAAGATATGCCTGCTTGTGTTTTCAAGCTACTATGGGACTATATACAAGATGGGCGCGAGATTTTTGCGTTTGTGAAAAATCTCACTAAATACAAAGAGCATTATTGGGTTTTTACCAACATCACGCCATCATTTGATGATAATGGCAAGATCATAGGCTACTACTCTGTGCGGCGTGCGCCAAATCTCGCCGTGATCCCAACGATAGAAGCCCTCTATAAAGACCTGCGATCCCTAGAATCTAACGGCTATGACCAAAGCCTAAAAGCCCTGCAAGAGTTTGTAAAATCCCAAAACAAATCCTACAATCACATCATCTGCGAGCTTCAAGAATCCAAATAA
- a CDS encoding aminodeoxychorismate/anthranilate synthase component II, translating to MKRVLIIDNYDSFTYTIALYFRELGYACEVIQSASVAHPSDLRCLRFSHLVISPGPNSPKEASFSVQAIQYYKKRTPILGICLGHQCIAYAFGGEISRLESPTHAKLHTLHYTKSPIFRKLKKQPRICLYHSLFVSQCPKSCKVIAYDNRGVIMAIAHKRLSIYGIQFHPEAVLSQCGKQILQNFMRLA from the coding sequence ATGAAGCGCGTGCTAATTATTGATAATTATGATTCTTTCACTTATACAATCGCGCTGTATTTTAGGGAGCTTGGCTATGCGTGCGAAGTGATCCAAAGTGCCAGCGTGGCACACCCTAGTGATTTGCGCTGCCTGCGCTTTTCTCATCTAGTGATTTCACCGGGTCCAAACTCCCCCAAGGAAGCTAGCTTTAGTGTCCAGGCGATACAGTATTATAAAAAACGCACGCCCATTCTAGGGATCTGCCTAGGACATCAGTGTATCGCTTATGCCTTTGGCGGAGAGATTTCTAGGCTAGAGTCCCCCACCCACGCCAAGCTCCACACGCTACACTACACAAAATCGCCTATTTTTAGAAAGCTCAAAAAGCAGCCTAGAATCTGCCTCTATCACTCACTTTTTGTCTCGCAATGCCCCAAATCCTGCAAGGTCATAGCCTATGACAATAGGGGCGTGATTATGGCTATCGCGCATAAAAGGCTGTCTATTTATGGGATACAATTTCACCCAGAGGCTGTGCTAAGTCAATGTGGGAAGCAGATATTGCAAAATTTTATGCGCCTAGCGTGA
- a CDS encoding ion transporter encodes MNLKGSIKSPAFQNLIIGIIILDSIILGALTFSFLKNNSILIAIDRMCLLFFCIEMCVKILVLRKEFFLSKWNLFDLFVVVLSVLPTTIIGNIAILRLFRVLRAARLSSSVPQLRFVIAVITRSIPSVVSIGVLLLLVYYIYAVLGTQLFATAAPEYFGDLGKSFFTLFQVMTGESWSGAIARPIMQIYPYAWIYFISYMIIVSFIVLNMVIGVIVDSISEIKAQKLEKEHNNV; translated from the coding sequence ATGAATCTTAAAGGCAGTATAAAATCCCCAGCATTTCAAAACCTGATTATAGGCATTATCATTTTAGATTCTATAATCTTGGGAGCATTGACATTTTCATTTTTGAAAAACAATTCTATCCTTATCGCTATTGATAGAATGTGTTTGTTGTTTTTTTGCATTGAAATGTGCGTGAAAATCCTTGTGCTACGCAAAGAGTTTTTTCTCTCAAAGTGGAATCTCTTTGATTTGTTTGTAGTGGTTTTATCTGTCTTACCGACGACAATCATAGGCAATATTGCTATCCTACGATTGTTTAGGGTGCTTAGAGCCGCGCGACTCTCTTCATCTGTGCCACAGCTTCGGTTTGTCATCGCAGTTATCACAAGGAGTATCCCTAGTGTTGTATCCATAGGTGTTTTGCTCTTGCTTGTGTATTATATCTATGCGGTGCTTGGCACACAGCTTTTTGCCACAGCTGCGCCAGAGTATTTTGGCGATTTGGGCAAGAGCTTTTTCACACTTTTTCAAGTGATGACAGGGGAGAGCTGGAGCGGAGCGATAGCACGACCTATTATGCAAATATATCCTTATGCGTGGATATATTTTATAAGCTATATGATCATTGTAAGCTTTATCGTGCTAAATATGGTCATAGGCGTGATTGTGGATAGCATTAGTGAGATAAAAGCCCAAAAACTAGAAAAGGAGCATAACAATGTATGA